The Montipora capricornis isolate CH-2021 chromosome 3, ASM3666992v2, whole genome shotgun sequence genome window below encodes:
- the LOC138041466 gene encoding neuropeptide Y receptor type 1-like, with protein MKNISSHVRSNDTNSVYPPTKAEGIAVCSVFIVADVFIVSGNLLTLVLFALGKKLRKKSLFLVINMAFSDLLLGILTLPVYIVITGSSYRLWNFEISRSLKISFYCVDTALSQASLISAAFISLERFYAIFWPLKHRTLSTQAYRFGISVVWVLSILVSTIYNLLLWLKSAKECLYFWIPYAVTILLFLCSCNIGIWRKSQHRAVVSQQNIINSQRLTKALLLVSVLALICWLPLVVINCLYYGHEISASWLGLALEIANILNYINSCVNPVIYAFKIPEFKRALRFLGTGKKEVSTVMKDKSREKSSATVLAFDNQDIDTKL; from the coding sequence ATGAAGAACATATCAAGTCACGTAAGATCGAATGATACGAATTCTGTGTATCCTCCTACTAAAGCAGAAGGAATCGCAGTGTGTAGCGTTTTCATAGTGGCAGATGTCTTCATTGTCAGCGGAAACCTCCTCACACTTGTCCTCTTTGCGTTAGGCAAAAAACTTCGCAAAAAAAGCCTATTCTTGGTCATAAACATGGCATTTTCTGATTTGTTGCTGGGAATTTTGACTTTACCTGTCTACATTGTAATCACGGGAAGTTCTTATCGACTTTGGAACTTTGAAATAAGTCGAAGTCTCAAAATATCATTCTATTGTGTCGACACCGCTCTCTCGCAGGCTTCGTTAATTTCTGCAGCCTTTATCTCCTTGGAGAGATTTTATGCTATCTTCTGGCCTCTCAAGCACCGAACTCTCTCCACTCAAGCATATCGTTTTGGTATTTCTGTTGTATGGGTACTTTCTATCCTTGTCTCTACAATCTACAACTTGCTATTATGGTTGAAATCAGCAAAGGAGTGTTTATACTTTTGGATACCTTATGCTGTAACTATATTGCTGTTCCTCTGCAGCTGTAACATTGGTATTTGGAGGAAATCTCAACACAGAGCTGTTGTTTCGcaacaaaacataataaattcGCAACGACTGACAAAAGCGTTGTTGCTAGTATCAGTGCTCGCCTTAATTTGTTGGCTTCCCTTGGTAGTCATAAACTGTTTATATTATGGTCATGAGATCTCTGCATCGTGGCTCGGTCTTGCATTAGAGATTGCTAACATTTTGAACTATATTAATTCTTGTGTAAATCCGGTGATATATGCATTTAAAATTCCTGAGTTTAAGAGGGCTCTACGTTTTCTTGGTACAGGGAAAAAGGAAGTATCGACAGTCATGAAAGATAAGAGTAGAGAGAAAAGTAGTGCTACCGTTTTGGCATTTGACAATCAAGACATTGACACCAAACTGTAA
- the LOC138040571 gene encoding histamine H4 receptor-like, translating to MNISSHVRSKDTNSMYPPTKAEGIAVCSVFIVADVFIVSGNLLTLVLFALGKKLRKKSLFLVINMAFSDLLLGILTLPVYIVITGSSYRLWNFEISRNLKISFYCVDTALSQASLISAAFISLERFYAIFWPLKHRTLSTQEYRFGISVVWVLSILVSAIYNLLLWLKSAKECLYFWIPYAATILLLLCSCNIGIWRKSQHRVVVNSCVNPVIYAFKIPEFKRALRFLGTGNKEVSTVMKDKSREQSSATVLAFDNQDIDTKL from the coding sequence ATGAACATATCAAGTCACGTAAGATCGAAAGATACGAATTCTATGTATCCTCCTACTAAAGCAGAAGGAATCGCAGTATGCAGCGTTTTCATAGTGGCAGATGTCTTCATTGTCAGCGGAAACCTCCTCACACTTGTCCTCTTTGCGTTAGGCAAAAAACTTCGCAAAAAAAGCCTATTCTTGGTCATAAACATGGCATTTTCTGATTTGTTGCTGGGAATTTTGACTTTACCTGTCTACATTGTAATCACGGGAAGTTCTTATCGACTTTGGAACTTTGAAATAAGTCGAAATCTCAAAATATCATTCTATTGTGTCGACACCGCTCTCTCGCAGGCTTCGTTAATTTCTGCAGCCTTTATCTCCTTGGAGAGATTTTATGCTATCTTCTGGCCTCTCAAGCACCGAACTCTCTCCACTCAAGAATATCGTTTTGGTATTTCTGTTGTATGGGTACTTTCTATCCTTGTCTCTGCAATCTACAACTTGCTATTATGGTTAAAATCAGCAAAGGAGTGTTTATACTTTTGGATACCTTATGCTGCAACTATATTGCTGCTCCTCTGCAGCTGTAACATTGGTATTTGGAGGAAATCTCAACACAGAGTTGTTGTTAATTCTTGTGTAAATCCGGTGATATATGCATTTAAAATTCCTGAGTTTAAGAGAGCTCTACGTTTTCTTGGTACAGGGAATAAGGAAGTATCGACAGTCATGAAAGATAAGAGTAGAGAGCAAAGTAGTGCTACCGTTTTGGCATTTGACAATCAAGACATTGACACCAAACTTTAA